In Janthinobacterium agaricidamnosum NBRC 102515 = DSM 9628, the DNA window GTCTCATGTCCGGCACCAGCCTCGACGGCGTCGATGGCGAACTGGTCGATTTCACGGATGGCGCGGCACGCGGCATCGGCGCCGCCTACGTGCCCTTCCCGGCCGCGTTGCGCAGCGACCTGATGGCGCTGCAAAGCGCCGGCCACAATGAAATCGAGCGCGAGGCGCTGGCCGCCAATCAACTGGTCCGCCATTACGCCGATTGCGTCAAGCAGCTACTGCTCGATAACGCCATCGGCGCCGGGCAAATCGTTGCCATCGGCGTGCATGGGCAAACCATCCGCCACCGCCCGGAACTGGGTTTTACGCGCCAAACCAATAATCCGTCGCTGCTGGCCGAACTGAGCGGCATCGACGTGATCGCCGATTTCCGCAGCCGCGACGTGGCGGCCGGCGGCCAGGGCGCGCCGCTGGTGCCGGCGTTTCACCAGGCCCGGTTCGGCCAGTCCGGCCGCACGCGGGTGGTCGCCAATATCGGCGGCATCAGCAATATCAGCGTCTTGCATGGCGATGGCGCGGTGATCGGCTTCGATACCGGTCCCGGCAATGCCTTGATGGATGGCTGGATCGCGCGCCACCAGGGCCGCTCGTATGACGCCGCTGGCGCGTGGGCCGCGACCGGCAAGGAAATTCCCGCCTTGCTGCAAGCCTTGCTGGCGGAACCGTATTTTACGCAGGCGGCGCCGAAAAGCACCGGACGCGACCTGTTCCATATGGAATGGCTGGCCGAAAAGCTGCTGCCGTTTGCCGACGCCAGGCCGGAAGACGTGCAATATACGCTGACCCAATTAACCGCGCTGAGCCTGGCGCAAGCGATCCAGCAGTACGCTCCGGCGGCGGATGCCGTGTATGTCTGCGGCGGCGGCGCGTACAACGGCACGCTGCTGTCGCAACTGGCGGTGGCGCTGGATAACAAAGTGACGGTGGAATCGACCGCAGTGCTGGGCGTGGCGCCGAACCGGGTCGAGGCGCTGGCGTTCGCCTGGCTGGCATACCGCTTTACGCAACGCCAGGCGGGCAATCTGGCGGCAGTGACCGGTGCCCAGGGCGAGCGCATATTGGGCGCGCTGTACCCCCGTTAATGACCAGTCATGATCATGAATGGTGCAGAAACACCAATAGCGGATCCGTGGATCCGCTATTGCAATATATCACCCGCTACGGCTGTTAGACCGAGAACGAGGAACCGCAGCCGCAGGTCGAGGTCGCGGTGGGATTCTTGATGACGAACTGGGCGCCTTCGAGGTCATCCTTGTAGTCGATTTCAGCGCCGACCAGGTACTGGTAGCTCATCGAATCGATCAACAATTGCACGCCATTCTTGACCATCGTGGTGTCGTCTTCGTTGACGATTTCGTCAAACGTGAAGCCGTACTGGAAGCCGGAGCAACCGCCACCCTGTACGAATACGCGCAATTTCAGGTCTGGATTGCCTTCTTCTTCAATCAGTTGCGCGACTTTTTCAGCAGCGCTATCGGTAAAGACGATAGGTGCAGGGATTACATCTTGCATTTCGGCGACGGCATTCATTTCATACTCCTACTTGAAAACATGGACTCATTATAGACCGTTGGCGCAAGTCACGCTTCGGACACTGCCAAATGCAATATGGCGTCGGCGCCGTCGAGGTAACTCAGTTGCCCCATTACCCGCGCACCGCCATGCATTTCCAGTACTTTGTAATAAACTTCCCCGATAATGCGGGCTTTCGGCTGGATTTCAAGCAATTCGCTCACATGTACCGGCCCGCTGATCTCGCCATTCACCAGCAAATACGTGCAACGCACCTCGCCCTCGATGCTCGCATGTTCGCTCAGCACCAGGTAGCTGGGCTGGCTGGTGTCGCCGGTGACATTGCCGCGCACATGACCGTCGATGCGCAAGCCGCCTTCGAACACGATATCGCCGACCAGCCGGGTGGCCGAGCCGATCAAGCTATCCATCGGCAACTTCGCAGTGCGGACAAACATGGCGCTTTCCTTCGCGATCAGCTGAATCGGCCTGGCCAGTACCTAATTTACCCTGCCGGGCGGGACGTACCTTGATCTGCGTCGCCCGCCAGCCCGCATTCCCGTCAGGGCATCAGCGCGATCTGGTTCAAGCCCTTGCTTTCTTCCAGGCCGAACATCAAATTCATGCACTGCACGGCCTGGCCGGACGCGCCCTTGACCAGGTTGTCTTGCACCACCAGGATGATGACCGTATTGCCCGGCACGCCATCGACATGCGGACGATGCAGCGCCAGGCGCAGCACATTGGCGCCGCGGGTCGAACGGGTTTCCGGATGCGATGCAAATGGCATCACATCGATGAATTGTTCATTTTTGTATTGCTCTTCAAACAAAGATTGCAATTCTTCATTGCTGACATCCTTGCTCAGGCGCGCGTACAGCGTCGAATGCATGCCGCGTATCATCGGCACCAGGTGCGGCGTGAAGATCAGGCCGATTTTCTGGTCGGTGAAACGCTGCAATTGCGCGCTGGTTTCCGGCAAGTGACGGTGGCCGGACACGCCGTACGCTTTAAAACTGTCGCTGGCTTCCGAAAACAGGATGCCGATCTCGGCCTTGCGGCCGGCGCCGGACACGCCCGACTTGCAATCGGCGATCAGGCTGGCAGCATCGACCAGCCCGGCCTTCAGCAGCGGCGCATAGCCGATTTGCATGGTGGTCGGGTAGCAACCCGGATTGGCGACCAGACGGGCTTGCCTGATTTCTGCGCGGTTCAATTCCGGCAAGCCGTAAACGGCTTCGGGTATCAATTCCGGCGCGGTGTGCGGGATCTTGTACCACTCTTCAAACTTGGCCTGGTCTTTCAGGCGGAAATCCGCGGCCAGGTCGATCACTTTGACGCCGGCCGCCAGCAAGGCTGGAGCTTGCGCCATGGCAACACCGTGCGGCGTGGCGAAAAACACCACATCGCACTCTTCCAGCCTGGCCTTGTCAGGCGAAGAAAACGCGATATCGACGCGGCCGCGCAGCGATGGATACATGTCCGCCACCGGCAAACCGTCTTCCTTGCGCGACGTGATCGCTGTCAGCTGCACGTCTGGATGGACGGCCAATAATCGCAGCAATTCCACTCCGGTGTATCCGGTGCCGCCGACGATGCCAACTTTGATCATTTTCTTTCCTTGTGTGAGAGTGAGTGTGGGGTACGCAATGCTTAAAACACAGGCAACTGGCCTGGTATTTTAACAGGGCTGGAAAGCGGATGCTTTCAATGCAAAAAAGCCGCGAGACAGTCGTCTGGCGGCTTTTGGGACAGTACGCGGCAAGCCGCATACACTGTAGCGTAAAAATTAACGCTTCGAGAATTGTTTTGCGCGACGTGCTTTGCGCAGACCAACTTTTTTACGTTCAACTTCACGTGCATCGCGGGTCACGAAGCCGGCTTTGGCCAGATCCGATTTCAACGCTGCATCGTAGTCGATCAAAGCGCGGGTGATGCCGTGACGAACCGCACCAGCCTGGCCGGACTCGCCGCCGCCATGGACGTTGACTTTGATGTCGAAACGCTCGACATTGCCGGTCAGTTCCAGCGGTTGACGGATGACCATCAGACCTGTTTCGCGCGAAAAGTATTCGTTCGCCGGTTTGCCGTTAACAACGATCAAGCCAGTGCCGACTTTGATAAAAACCCGAGCCACTGCACTCTTGCGACGGCCGGTTCCATAATTGTAATTACCGATCATGTCAGTTCCTTAAAGGACGAGTGCTTTAGGTTGCTGAGCAGCGTGCGGATGGGAACCTTCCGCGTACACTTTCAGCTTTTTGATCATCGCGTAGCCGAGCGGGCCTTTAGGCAACATGCCCTTGACCGCTTTTTCCAGCGCGCGACCCGGAAAACGCTGTTGCATTTTCTGGAAATTGGTTTCGTAGATGCCGCCTGGATAGCCAGAGTGGCGATAGTAGATTTTTTCGGTAGCTTTGGTACCGGTCACGCGCAGTTTGCCTGCGTTGATGACGACGATGAAATCGCCCGTATCGACGTGAGGAGTAAATTCCGGTTTGTGTTTGCCGCGCAGTCGGAGTGCCACTTCGCTGGCAACACGTCCGAGGACTTTGTCCGTCGCGTCAACCACGAACCAATCGCGCTGGACTTCATGTCCTTTAGCGGAAAATGTTTTCATGTTGACTTCCTAATAGATTACACGCTCAAATGGTGGTTCCGCACACAAAACTTGCGGACTCGGCCTTATTTACTTTTCCTGAGCGAACGGAAAGCCGACAAGTATAAGCGATGCCAGCCAAATACGTCAAGCCCGGCTTGCGGCAGCGCCCATGCAAGCCGGCAAACACCTGTCCACCTTCCTCCTTTACAATATAAAACGCACGATTTATTGGAGAGTACGATGGAATGCAAAGTTAGCTGGAACGGGCCGTCCGGCATGAGTTTTTTGGCACAAACCGGTTCCGGCCATCTGGTCACGATGGATGGCGCGCCCGATGGCGGCGGTCATAACCTGGCGCCGCGGCCGATGGAAATGGTGTTGCTCGGTACCGGCGGCTGCACCGCGTACGACGTGGTGCTGATCTTGAAACGCGGCCGCGAAAACGTCAGCGGCTGCGAAGTCACGCTGAAAGCCGAACGGGCCGATACCGACCCTAAAATATTTACCAAGATCCATTTCCACTTCACCGTGCGCGGCAAGGCGTTAAAACAGAGCGCCGTCGAACGCGCGGTGAACTTGTCACATGACAAATATTGCTCGGCATCGATCATGCTGGCCAAAACCGCGGAAATCACCCACTCCTTCGAGATCGTCGAAGAATAGGCGACCGCCTTGCGCCAGCGCCGGCGGCAAGCCTGGCGCTGGTGTCATCGCCATCATCAAATATAGTAGGCGGTCCTGGTCATGACCTTGCCCATCAGCGCCATCAGGCCGCGCACCGGCGCCGGCATCTCCAGCGCGCCGAGACGCTGGGCCGCCGCGCCATGCTCGATTTCATCGATTTGCATCTGCTTGACGATGGCGCGCGATTTGGCGTCCTGCGCCGGCAATTCATCCAGGTGGCTGCCCAGGTGCGCTTCGACCTGGCGTTCGGTTTCCACCACGAAGCCCAGGCTGCGGCCGTCGCCGAGGCGCGCGGCAAGCGTGCCCAGCACGTAGGAACCGGCATACCACAGCGGATTGAGCAAGCTTGGCTGCGAACCCAGTTCGGCCAGGCGTTGCGCGGTCCACGCCAGGTGATCCTCTTCTTCGCGGCCCGCTTCGGCGAACTGGGCGCGGATCGCCGGGTTGTGCGCGTAGCGCGCCTGCGAGTTGTACAACGCCTGGGCGCATACTTCGCCGACATGGTTGACCCGCATCAAGCCCGCACTGTGACGCTGTTCGGCCTGGTCCAGGCTGGCGTCGGGCGCGCGCAGCGCCGGATTCGGGCGCGATGCGGCGGCCACGCCAGCCATGACGCGCAGCGCTTTGTCAGCGCCAATAATCAAACGATCCAAGGGATGGTGGTAACGGTTCGCTGTCATCGTATCGGTGTTATCTGTGTCGTAAAACATGATTATAGGACGATAGGCGCGCCGCCGGCGTAGCCGTCCGCCAGGCCATCATGGTCCGGCTTGCTGTTTCTTGCTTTCGATCCAGTCCACCACCGGCCCCACCGCATCGATGCCGGAAATACTCTTGGCCACGCCCAGGTTCAGGGAAATCAGGAAAGGAATGCTGTCGAGCGGAATTTCCGGGCACAGTTCAGCATAAGCCTTGATGAAACGCGCCGAGTCGAGGATACGCAGCACTTTTTCACCGCTCATGAATTGCAGCACGCTGGCGATGCTGTGCCCGCCGCCGATGGAACGGTAAATAAAGCGGTTGTACTGGGCATCGATTTTCTTGAAATCCAGCGCATCCTCGGTCATCAGGCCGGCCAGGTAAAACAGTCCCACCGTGACGCGAAAAAAACCGATCGCTTCAAAGCTGGTCATGCCGGCGCGCGCCATGGCCAGCGCCTGTTCTTGCATCGCTTCATTCAACTGCGCTCCAGCCTGCTTCATGCCACCTCCCTGACCACGTCCACGCACCAATCAGGCATTGTGCCTGATAGTCTTGCCGCATCCAATCGTGCACGCAAAAAAATGCTTTAAAAACATTTCATCGGATAAACATTATCATTGCTGCCCGCATTTTTTACATGCTACTCTTGTATTTCGTCAGAATGGGAATGCGCAATGATCGAAGTGAAGAATCTGGCAAAACGCTTCCGCTTGCCGCCACACAAAGGGAAGCAGGCACAGTTGCGCGATCCACGCGACCAGGACGGCTGGTTCCATGCCGTGCGCGACGTCAGCTTCAGTTGTGAACCCGGCCAGGTGCTGGGATTGCTGGGCCCCAACGGCGCCGGCAAGACCACCACGCTGCGCCTGCTGTCGACGGCGCTGCAAGCCGACGCCGGCCACGCTTACGTGAATGGCGTCGATGTCTTGCAGCAACCGCTGGTGGCGCGCCAGAGCATCGGCTTCCTGTCCGGCAGCACCGGCCTGTACGGCCGCCTGACGGCGCGCGAAAACGTCGAATATTTCGGCCGCCTGCATGGCATGCGTGCGCCGCACCTGAAGCAGCGCTGCGATGACTTGTTCGATTTGCTGCAAATCCACGAGTTTTCCCACAAGCGGGTCGATCAGTTGTCCACCGGCATGAAGCAAAAATGCGCGATCGCCCGCACCGTCGTGCATGAGCCGCAAGTGGTGATCCTGGATGAACCGACCAGCGGGCTGGACGTGATGTCGTCCAAGATCTTGCTCGATTTTATTGCGAGCTACAAGGCGCTGCGCGTGCCGCTGAT includes these proteins:
- a CDS encoding OsmC family protein, which gives rise to MECKVSWNGPSGMSFLAQTGSGHLVTMDGAPDGGGHNLAPRPMEMVLLGTGGCTAYDVVLILKRGRENVSGCEVTLKAERADTDPKIFTKIHFHFTVRGKALKQSAVERAVNLSHDKYCSASIMLAKTAEITHSFEIVEE
- the coq7 gene encoding 2-polyprenyl-3-methyl-6-methoxy-1,4-benzoquinone monooxygenase, which gives rise to MTANRYHHPLDRLIIGADKALRVMAGVAAASRPNPALRAPDASLDQAEQRHSAGLMRVNHVGEVCAQALYNSQARYAHNPAIRAQFAEAGREEEDHLAWTAQRLAELGSQPSLLNPLWYAGSYVLGTLAARLGDGRSLGFVVETERQVEAHLGSHLDELPAQDAKSRAIVKQMQIDEIEHGAAAQRLGALEMPAPVRGLMALMGKVMTRTAYYI
- a CDS encoding ATP-binding cassette domain-containing protein, which encodes MIEVKNLAKRFRLPPHKGKQAQLRDPRDQDGWFHAVRDVSFSCEPGQVLGLLGPNGAGKTTTLRLLSTALQADAGHAYVNGVDVLQQPLVARQSIGFLSGSTGLYGRLTARENVEYFGRLHGMRAPHLKQRCDDLFDLLQIHEFSHKRVDQLSTGMKQKCAIARTVVHEPQVVILDEPTSGLDVMSSKILLDFIASYKALRVPLIFSTHHLHEVEKLCDRVCIINHGKNAFNGSVDALRHLGGSADLYDAFVSVINQEP
- the rplM gene encoding 50S ribosomal protein L13, translated to MKTFSAKGHEVQRDWFVVDATDKVLGRVASEVALRLRGKHKPEFTPHVDTGDFIVVINAGKLRVTGTKATEKIYYRHSGYPGGIYETNFQKMQQRFPGRALEKAVKGMLPKGPLGYAMIKKLKVYAEGSHPHAAQQPKALVL
- a CDS encoding bactofilin family protein, which codes for MFVRTAKLPMDSLIGSATRLVGDIVFEGGLRIDGHVRGNVTGDTSQPSYLVLSEHASIEGEVRCTYLLVNGEISGPVHVSELLEIQPKARIIGEVYYKVLEMHGGARVMGQLSYLDGADAILHLAVSEA
- a CDS encoding anhydro-N-acetylmuramic acid kinase — translated: MAYFIGLMSGTSLDGVDGELVDFTDGAARGIGAAYVPFPAALRSDLMALQSAGHNEIEREALAANQLVRHYADCVKQLLLDNAIGAGQIVAIGVHGQTIRHRPELGFTRQTNNPSLLAELSGIDVIADFRSRDVAAGGQGAPLVPAFHQARFGQSGRTRVVANIGGISNISVLHGDGAVIGFDTGPGNALMDGWIARHQGRSYDAAGAWAATGKEIPALLQALLAEPYFTQAAPKSTGRDLFHMEWLAEKLLPFADARPEDVQYTLTQLTALSLAQAIQQYAPAADAVYVCGGGAYNGTLLSQLAVALDNKVTVESTAVLGVAPNRVEALAFAWLAYRFTQRQAGNLAAVTGAQGERILGALYPR
- the argC gene encoding N-acetyl-gamma-glutamyl-phosphate reductase, which gives rise to MIKVGIVGGTGYTGVELLRLLAVHPDVQLTAITSRKEDGLPVADMYPSLRGRVDIAFSSPDKARLEECDVVFFATPHGVAMAQAPALLAAGVKVIDLAADFRLKDQAKFEEWYKIPHTAPELIPEAVYGLPELNRAEIRQARLVANPGCYPTTMQIGYAPLLKAGLVDAASLIADCKSGVSGAGRKAEIGILFSEASDSFKAYGVSGHRHLPETSAQLQRFTDQKIGLIFTPHLVPMIRGMHSTLYARLSKDVSNEELQSLFEEQYKNEQFIDVMPFASHPETRSTRGANVLRLALHRPHVDGVPGNTVIILVVQDNLVKGASGQAVQCMNLMFGLEESKGLNQIALMP
- the rpsI gene encoding 30S ribosomal protein S9, whose translation is MIGNYNYGTGRRKSAVARVFIKVGTGLIVVNGKPANEYFSRETGLMVIRQPLELTGNVERFDIKVNVHGGGESGQAGAVRHGITRALIDYDAALKSDLAKAGFVTRDAREVERKKVGLRKARRAKQFSKR
- the erpA gene encoding iron-sulfur cluster insertion protein ErpA, which gives rise to MNAVAEMQDVIPAPIVFTDSAAEKVAQLIEEEGNPDLKLRVFVQGGGCSGFQYGFTFDEIVNEDDTTMVKNGVQLLIDSMSYQYLVGAEIDYKDDLEGAQFVIKNPTATSTCGCGSSFSV